A region of the Vanrija pseudolonga chromosome 2, complete sequence genome:
AAGGGCACACGTCCGGTCATCATCCGCATCGCGCCTCTCGTCCAGGGCCCCGACctcgcgagctcgtccttcttcctctcgctcctcaagaaggccaaggagagcggcgtcgccgccaccgttAACGGCGGGAAGGCGCGCTGGTCGAGCGTCCACGTCGCCGACATTGCGCCGCTGTTCCGCATCGCcctcgagaagaagggcacCGCGGGCCAGTTCGAGCGCTaccacgccgtcggcgacaacGGCGTGCCTGTCAAGGAGATTGTCGATGTCATTGGCGAGAAGCTCAACATCCCCGTCACCGACCtgacgggcgacgacgccttcAAGCACTACGGcatcctcggcaagctcatcGGCCTCGACAACCCCATCGAGAACTCGGTGACTATCGAGCAGACCGGCTGGTCCCCCAAGCAGCCCAacgtcctcgaggccctcaaggccggcaagTACTTTGACCAGCTCTAGGTTGTGCCGCCGCTAGTGGCACGATAAGTTTATAAGTGAATTATGCACTAGACTTTGGTAGAAAGGCGGTGCAAGGGAGTCATGGCAAGGACGTGGTTGCGCCCGCGGCAGATGGCATCTGGGGATGAGGACCTCAAGGTGCCAAGGTACCCAACTGAGCCACCGAGCATGACAGTTGGACAGGTGTGTGTCGCACCTTATGTTGCCCCTGAGAAGCTCATCGCTTGGAGCAGGCGAGGACGTGTCAATGCACCGCCATGATGACGCCGGAGTCGTGACACAGAAGAGGGGAGATCAGATCAGTGACGTGTAGTTGAATCAGTGGACAACGTGAAGTGGCAGCTGGCGTCAGCCTGGACATCGAAGCTTGAGGTTGATAATGCGACCTCACCCTCTCACTCCACCCGACAGACCACTACCAGACAGGGGGTAACCTGTTCACCCTCGCAGCACTCGCTTCGCTCgtgccgctcacgccgcgcgcagcctgCTAATCCCATATGCATTTTAGTCGGTTTCTCTAAGGCACGACGTGGTAAGGCTTGGGGGCCTTGAAgtggccaagctcgacgggCGAGTCGAacgtggcggcggcacggtACCTCCTAACGTACTTGATCGCGTGCTCCTCGATAAAGTCGGGCTCGATCTGGAGGTCGGCCCATGACTTGAtgggctcgccgtcgacggcggggacACCAGTGTAGCCCTCCTCGGGGACCCAGCCGCTGGGGATCTTGGAGGTGTCGGGGGCGAAGAActtctcgacgccggcgtcgtcaaTGTAACGACGCTCAATCTCGTCGGGGCTGACGGTAGGCCACCAGAGAGCCTTGTTGGTGATACCAGCAAaggccttggcgagggcctTGGGGACAGTGGGGTCGGAAACCTCGCCCTTGAGGGTCAGGGCCTGGATCAATGCGAGGATGGTGTTGTAGGTGTGGACGGCGGGGCCGGGGAGGTTGAAGgtcgaggcgaccgaggTGACGGGGGCGTCAAGGATGACCTTGAGGGCCTGGGCAACGTCAAGCGCGTGGACGGGCAAGATCTTGGTGTTGCCGCCGTTGAGCTTGAACAGAATAGGCCACTGGGCAGCAGCGTTCAACAGCCAGTCCTCGGGGCCGTACATGTATCCGGGGCGGACAATGGTGGCCGTGGGGAAGGCGTCACGGACAGCACGCTCACCGGCGTACTTGGAGCGGTAGAACTCGGAGGGCGAGTTGGGGTTGGCGTTGAGGTGCGAGACGTGGATCAGCTGGTCGACACCCGAGGCAGCCGATACCTCGGCGATGAGGCCCGCGGCCTTGACGTTGACGTCGTCGTAGGAGAAGTTCCTGAGGGGGTTAGTGCCCGCGACGATGGGTGTGGTGGCAGCCGTCGGCTCGCAGTCTCCCTCCTCCGTTGCCTTCGTCCCTCCACCGCTCCGCTCCCTCATATCCCTCCGCCtcactgccaccaccacggctTCACACTCACCTGGTCTGCCAGTCGCGGCCGACAAGGTTGTAGACAGTGTCGGAGTGACGAACAGCCTCGTGGATCTGGTCGGGGTTGCGGGCATCCCACTCGAGGGGAACGACCTGGCCGAGGTCACCGGTGACCTTGAGGTGgcgcttgtcgtcctcgtcacggTAAGGAACGATGACCTGCGAgccctccttggcgagcttggcaaCAATGTAACGACCGAGGAAGCCAGTCGCGCCGAAGACGGTGACAGTGTGTcccgaggtggccgagcgACCGCCGGTCGGGGGGCCCTGCTTGATGATGGGCTGGGCGCGGTTCGTCTTGGGCTGGTTGACAATGGTCAGGTCGTGGGCGGACTGTGCGGGGCGTTAGTGCCATCGGCGTTGCGTGgtagagcagcagcggcgtacCCGAGTCGCGATGCGGGGCACGCGCGATGCCGCCTTTGACCGGAGGACAGGAGCTGCGCGGGGCGTCAGTTTGCGGCGATTTGGGTATGCGTAGTCGCGCCTAAACGTACCAAAACGAACGGACGCCATGGTGGCCTCTGTCGCCTGTGTTGTTTGGGggtgaagacgaggaagagtgGTGTGGTAGCGACGAAGGTGGTCCTGGTGATATGCTGGCTGTATGGTTGGCTACTCCGCCGACTGGCTGCTGCACGCTCGGCGGAGAGCTACGGTGACGGCTCCTACGGTGGAGCGGAAGCAAATCCGTCCCAGGCAAGAGGTCGGAGAAAGCAGCACTTCGTGAGTGTGGCagtggggaggaggggccTCAGGGTTGAATCCACGTGGCAATGCGGAGCCAATTCTatcggccgtcgcgcgatGTGCCATCAGCCATCCAAGAGCCCGTCAGCgttgcggcggcgtcgtcgacgccattCAAGACACGTCCGCACTCGTAGACGGACTGTTGGCCCATCACACACTTCTCGGTCGCACCGACAAAACCCGGCAGGCAACGCCGTGCGCATCGCCCGCTTCGATACCCCCCCTAGACCACGCCACGTTACTGGAAACCGAGCTCGTGGCAACGCTCCACGCGCTCACTAGACGACCACGGCACACCGCCTATTCGCGGCCTCGGAGCCCTTCccctcccgccccgccgcaATGTTgcccgcgacctcggcccgTCCTTGGGCGAGTCGGTCGCCCGTCCAGGCCCTTGTCGGTGCGTTGGTcctgcctgctggcgcgacggcgtcggctggGCTTGCTCCCGATGACCTCCACTGACGCTCCCCAGACCAGGCCTGCGACCCAACGCTCCTCGCGCCCAACGACATGGTGAACATTGAGCTTGCCGAGTACATTAACAGGAAGAAGGCAAATACGTGAGTTTCGGGGTCACCGCATGTCAGCTCACACCTCAGGCCACGAGAAGCCACACACGCTCTTGTCCAGTACATCAACTCGCGCAACCCCAAccaggcgctgctcgcgctcaatgTCCTCGACCACCTTGTCAAGAACTGTGGATACCCGATTCACCTGCAGATCAGTACCAAGGACTTCCTGAATGAGCTGGTTCGCCGATTCCCAGAACGTCCCCCGATGGTCACGGGCCGTGTCATGGGCCGCATCCTCGAGGTGAGTTGCACTCCCGATCGCAGTCGCCTCCGTCCGGCTAACTCGTCGCAGCTCATTCACGAGTGGAAGAACACTCTCTGTGTGACGTCCAAGTACAAGGACGATCTGGTGCACATTCGCGACATGCACCGCCTGCTGAGCTACAAGGGCTACCGATTCAAGGCGTTTGACGCGGCTACCGCCATGGCCACAAGCAACCCAAACGCCGACCTCAAGTCGCCTGAGGAGCTGGAGCAGGAGGACCGGGCCGCGAAGAGTGCTGTGAGTGGAAAGCAGCTGTAACTAAGGCGGCGATGCTGACGTCGGCAGAAACTCCAAGAGCTTATCCGCCGAGGAACGCCCCGCGATCTCGCGGCCGCTCAGGAGCTCATGAAGCAGCTCGCGGgtgccgagcccgaggctgCCGTCGACTACGAGAAGCAGACGCTCAACGAGTTGGATAAGGTGCAGAGCAAGGCGATCCTCCTCAACGATATGCTCAACAACGCAAAAGAGGGCGAGCGCATCGGCCTGGAGGGCGATGTTTACGACCAGGTCGCCCAGgcgtgccgcggcgctcgtcccAAGATCCAGAAATGGGTAGAGGAGGACACGGGAGAGCACGAGGGCCTGATGGaccggctgctgctgtgcaaCGACCTGATCAACAATGCGTTGAACCGGTTCGAGGCGGCGAAGAAGGGTGACTGGGCTGCGGCCAACACTATTGCCCAGCAGGCCGAAGCAGGGCCAAAACAGAACGACCTCATCTCGTTCGACGCCTTtgccgacgatgacgaggcgCCAGCAAGCGGTGGTGGCCTCGCTCTGCCCTCgggccccggcgccgcgccctcggcgtccaacCCGGGCTTCACGGCCGGTGGACTGCCTCTGGACCTGTTTGCGCCTTCcccctcgtcatcgcccGCGCCTGGCCCTTCGCAGCAGTCGCAGAGACCACAGCAGAACCCCATGGACTTCTTCAACACGACGTCTCAGCCGCCtgcgtacggcggcggcttccagcagcagcagcagttccagcctcagcagcagtTTGGCCAGCCTCagtaccagcagcagcagcagtacccTGCCCAGCCCCAGTACCCTGCCCACGGCCAGTtccaggcgcagcagcagcccaagCCTGCGACGCCTCAGCAGACGCAGtttggccttggcggcagcctcacgccaacggcaacaGGATATGCCGTGCCGGCTGGCAATGGCCACTCGGCGACAtcgtcgcctgcgccggcgcagccccagcagcagcagcagcagcagaagaAGCCGGACGCGTTTGCCGATCTCGTCGACCTAATGGGTTAGTGCGTTGTAGAGTTATGGATCCTTGCATGTTGCGTCGTGGCGAGTCGTGCTGTTCTCACGTTTGGACTGTATAAACTTGTGCATGTGCTATTAATTGTACAATGTACCGCGCTGTATAGGCGCGTCGACAAAGCGACGCTTACGCAGACGGCTGCGAGACGTGGTGGGGGTTGACCTTGACCTGGTCGGCACCAATGTGGGCCGAGCCGCCAGTGGCGCCGGCAGCACAGGCGTCAACAAAGTCGCTGAGCATGCCGATGGTGTCGAGAGGAccgccggccgactcgggGTGGAACTGGACGCCCCAGATCTGCTTGCCCGACTCGGGGGTCGAAATGATGCCCTCGACCGACGAGTCGTTGCAGTTGATGAAGAAGGGGGCCCAGCCCTCGGGGAAGTCCTCGGTAAGCTTGAGGGCGTACTGGTGGTTCTGCGAGGTGACGTAGACGCGGCCGGCCTTGATGGACGCCGagttggcgagggcgagcacgggCTGGTTGTGGCCACGGTTGCCAAAGGTCATGCGGTACGCCTCCATGCCGGCGGCGATACCGAGGATCTGGTGGCCCATGCAGATGCCGAAGATGGGCTTGTTCCACTCGGCAATGGTCTGGCGCACACGCATGGCAGTGTCGTAGATGGACATGGGGTCACCGGGGCCGTTGGAGAGGAAGAGACCGTCGTACTGGTCACGGACGGTGTTGAAGTCGAAGTCCCAGGGGAGGACAGTGACGCGGGCACCGCGCTTGACAAGCGAACGGGTGATGTTGGCCTTGGTGCCAAAGTCGAGGACGGCAATCTTGGGGCCCTTGCCGTTGGGGTTGAGCTCGTAGGGCTGCTTGGTGGAGACCTGCGAGATGAGGTTCTCCTTGGAAGGGTCCCAGTAGGCGTCCTGGGCAGGGGCGCccttggcgacctcgtcggcaccgaTAGCGATACGGCCGAGAGTGGTACCCTGGTCACGGAGGAGGGTGGTGATGGCACGGGTGTCGACACCAGTGACACCGGGGATGTCGTAGCGAGCGCACCACTCGTGGAGCGACTCGACGGCCTGGTAGTGCGAGTACTTGACGGCGAGGTCCGAGACGATCACACCGGCAACCTGCATGCCGTCCGACTCGAGGAAGGGGATGCCAGGAGTCTCAGGCAGGGGGGCGTTGGAGGGGACGCCGTAGTTTCCGACCATGGGCGAGGTGAAGACCAAGAACTGGCCGCGGTACGAGGGGTCGGTGAGCGAGTCGGTGTACGACGTGATCGACGTGCTGAAGACGGTCTCGCCAAACTTTGAGTTGGACGAGCCAAAGCCAGTGCCGTGGTACTCCTGGCCCGACTTGAGGAagagggcggcgggcaccTTGGCGGGGAGGACGTTCTGGAGCAGGCTCTGGTtggggagggtggtgggggtCGCGAGGCCACGGCgggcggtcgcggcggcagccgtcTTGGCGAGGGGGCGGAGGATGGACGACATTGTGGTATAGAAGTTTCCGGGGAGAACGATTTGTTTAATCGCTAAGGGTGAAAACGAGGTCAGAGAGGTAGCTGGGAGGTTGTGTCAGTTGTTGAATGGCGCAGGTGCAGGCGCAGGTGCAGGAtaagggtgggtgggttggttTGGCGCGATGGTCCGCCCCGCCTTCCAGCTCGACTCACTCGTCAGAAGTACGTTCAGTCCACAGCATCGACAGGGCTGGggagtgggtggtgggttgggagtggcgcgtgcgcgtgggTGGCTGCGAGAGGCAAGTTGTTGCtggtgtggtggttgtggtggtgagtAGAAGAAGAAGAAAGGCAGGCAGCGTTATCGAGGTTGCAGTCGCCTGTCCGCCCGTCGTCTGTGGCCCACCGCGCACCATTGGCTGTGGATTTTTCTGAATCTTCGACTCGTCGGCACCCAAACTGGCGGAATCAATTATTTCCCGACGCCTGGTTGGTAGGCACGCAGTAAGCGCGTAtgcggcacgcggcggtggtgtgccctgtgacgacgacgacggcagaATGCATACGCGCAGGCAGGAATGAGACGCTGCGGTGAGATCCCGAGCCGGCTTTGTCGGGCCGGGAGGTCGTGTGCGACAGTGAGCAGGGTCGTAGTGATGGCGAATGGGGAGAGATCGGCAGCGTACACGTCACAGTGGCACAAGACGTGGCAGGGAAGGTGTGGAGAAGGGCAGTATGGAAGTTTTTTTTCTAGTCATCGTCGACATCTGCACGCAGCGAACGACTAGAAACACGCGCATGCAACGCGCAGTACGCAGTGAGCGTgaggccgccaccgcccacaGACCACCAAGAAAATCCGCAACCATCGACACCCCTTAGCTCAGTTGGCAGAGCGTGAGATTCCAATCGCGGAATAGTGTATCCTCAAGGTCGTCCGTTCAAGTCGGGCAGGGGTGGGAGCGTCGCCAGCGCAACGTTTTTGGGTATGCGGGGAGTTGGATTTGGCTGGCGGAGGGACGCCAGGAGCCCGCCGGaagaaggaaggaaggcagcagcagccttcCCTGCCACTTTCGTTTTGCTTCCGCCCTccctcgcgcgcggtggaggtgggttcGAAGGCGACCGTGCTGAGCTGAGACCgacgcaacaacaacaataacatCGCCGGATCACCCACAAAATGGCAAgcacgtcggccgcggcggaaTTCTACGCCCAGTTCCAGGCAGCGAAAGCGGGTgggtcgttgttgtcgtcgtggcccGCTGACCCAGCAGACATCACCGCGGCGCTAGCCACCGACCCAGCGGGTGCGAGTagtcgcctcgcctcgctccgcgccgacctggcggccgcgctgcccaCGCTGCCTGCGTACGACCAGCGGAGCTTGGAGCTGGTGCGTTTATTgcttgtgtgtgtgtgcgctgACGCGTCGCAGCAggtccgcgagctcgaggcgagcctgcgcgcggtgcgggagaaggagaagccgAAATCCAAGTTCGCGTTCAAgcgcgccacgccgtccaGCGGCAGCTCGAAGGCTCCCAGCAGCGCGAAGCCCTCGCCCGTGCCCACTCCGCGCGTAGCCACCCCCGCGACTCCCCAGCTGCCAGACACGACGTATACCGTCTCGGCACGCACGGGAGCCCGCATCACGCCGGAAGACTATACCCCGACAGGCGAATACACGCTCACCCTGTCCTCTCTCGCCCGCTGCGTGGTCGAcctgcgcgcctcgagcggaCTCACGTCGCTGCATGCGCGCGACTTGGACGGGtgtgtcgtcctcgcccccgTGCTGGGGGGCAGCGTCATGCTCTCCGGCTTACGCCGGTGCGTGCTCGTGCTTGGCGCGCAGCAGTTCCGGCTCCATTCGAGCACTGATACCGCCGTGTTTCTGCACGTGGGGAGCTTGCCCGTCATCGaggggtgtgagcgggtcACCTTTGCGCCCTTGCCTGGTGCGCAAGACGCGGAGAAGCGGTACGCCCAGGTGCAGGACTTTGACTGGGTGCGCGGGGGGCCGTCACCTCATTTCAAGGTGGTGCACGACGCTGGCGCGCTTGATGGCGTGTTGGAGGGGGAACCGAGCGACGCTGTGGCCATTGTGGACAAGGTGCTGGCCGCTGTCACCCCCGCGCCTACGGTAGGGGCATAGCTTGCATTCGCCCTCTCCCCCCCGCCCTCACGATACATATATCTGCATTACAGCTCATACAATCTTTCGGTCATTCTACGTGTTGTGTTGTGTCTTGGGGTCTTGAGGGTGTTAGATCTTGAGGATGGACACTGGGGGATGGTTAGCAGGGGGAGGGTGCACAAAGACTGGCAGCACACGCCGGGGCTCGCCGATTTCGTCGACTCGCCGGCTCAAGCCCACTCACTAGCTCTCTCCCGCACCGAcggcagctcctcgtcgtcgatatTGCCGTCTGTGatcgccgactcggccgccgacaccggctcggcgggcgacgcgccgccatTCTTGCCGTGCGGTGCCGAGCGCCAACCGTCGTTGGTGCCCGACTCGAGTCTACTCTTGAGCTTCGCTCTTACGAGATCTGCCTTGAGCTGTTTATCCTtcgcttcctcctcctctgcctcACGCTCAATATTTTCCGCCTCGCCCGCAAACGTGGGGAGCACGCCGCCAATGCCAGACGCGGCTTCCGCAAAGTTCTCGTACAGGTTGCGTCCGGCCGAGTCGCCGCGTCCCTCGCCCGACCAGAAGTGGAACGCcctcgacacgacgccgTACGACGCAGGCGTCACCTCcacgaggtcgccgcgcgcaatCTCGACCGCAGGCACCTCGCTGGGtggcaggccgacgaggtacGCAAGCAGGCAGCGGATAACCGACGCGTGCCCGATGATGAGCAGGTCCTCCTGGCAACGCTCGAGCTCAAAAATGATGGGCTCGAGGCGGACTGGGGTGAGCTAAGCGTTGGTCGGCCGACTTACCACTCAGGTCGTGATacgactcggcgcgcggagcgcggTGTGCGTACGGGTCGGCGAGGAAGCGGTCCCACTCGTCGGGGTAGAGCTCCATGGCCTCTTGGGACGAGAGGCCGTCCCAGACACCGCTGGGGGAAGTCAGCgaggtggtgttggtggcgggagacagcggcgccgcccccccACCATCTTCAGCCGGCTCGGCCTTCGTCCTCAGCGCACTCACGGATTGATCTCGCCCATGATGGGCTTCTGCACGACCTTGTATCCAGCATGCACAAACGGCCACGCTGTATGGTGCGCTCTGCGACGGCTCGAAGTCCACACAAGCAGGGGCgactcctcgccgacattcTCACCGCgggccttgcgctcctcgcggaGCGCCTTGCGGCGTGAGAtgacggcggccttgagTCTCTCGGCGTACTCCCACCCGGCGGGCGAGAGGTCCGAGTCGGCCTTGTACGAGTGCTCGATGAGGGATTGGCCAGACTGGGGCGGGTCAGCGGGGTCGCGACTGAGCACTCACCCTCGCGAAGAAGATggtgcgcgggcgcgtgTGGATGTTCATGAGGAAGAAGCAACATCGGGTCTGGAGGTagcctgggggtgtgagtggtggtCGGGTGGGAATCGGGGtgggcgagtcgagctccCGCCGTCGGGTTCTGTCGCTCGACACCTCGGGCACCTCGGGcttcgccctcggcgccgcgcgcggccgtaCTCACCCTCAATCTTGTTCAGCTCGATCCGCTCGCCAACGTTCATGACCTTGATGTACGGCCCCTCGTCGGCAGTGACAGTGGCATACGTCTTCGCCTGATCGCGGATACGGTTCCAGTAGTCTGCGACGGCGCGGTCCGCGTCCCAGCCCGCATAGTCGGGGGACGAGAGCTTGACCGAGCGGATGTTGGCGGTTACGATATCGTCGCGGTCGCAGAGGGATTCTGGGTAGGGGGTTAGCCTTCTGTCATCTGTCCCAACAGGCCGGCCTCGGacgcccgcctcgcggcccGGCCCGCCTCGCACTCACCCAGAAAGATGACATGCACGCCCTTGCTCCCAAACTCCTCGAGACAGCGCTTCCTGCTCTCCTTGCTGCCGTTGTTCGCGTCGTAGATGACCACCTGGCCGCCCTGCTCGTCGTAAAAGTCCCAGATCTGCTCCTCCATTTCGCGCTCGATGCGGTTCCGCAGGGCTATTGTTTCGGCCGACTTGGGGCCTGTAGCTGGGTGTCAGGGGCACGTctacacgacgacgagcagcgcggcgagctcggcattgctcgtctcgccgcgtcgctgcgCTCCGCGAGCCAGCTCGCtacgctcgctcgctcgcaacCCACCACTCGTTTGAAAGTAATCCGCAGGCACGTTcttcgcgccgccgagcacgcggcggcgataATCGCCGAGCGAGTACACGCGCGTCTTGACGCCCATCCAGCGGAGGTAtcgctcgagcgcgcgcgagaTGTGTGTCTTGCCGCGGGCTAGGAGGTGAGGTGTGAGCGAGGAAGGCCATGACGCGCGCAAGAGAGCGACACGACGTACCTGGAAGGCCGACCGTCGCGATCAGGATCAGACCGGCGTGGAAGAGCCGGCCGGACTGCGTCACGTATAGCGGCGCGGccatggtgtggtggtgtgctgTTGTTGTAGTGGTGAAGTATGTG
Encoded here:
- the Tbcc gene encoding Tubulin-specific chaperone C, which codes for MASTSAAAEFYAQFQAAKADITAALATDPAGASSRLASLRADLAAALPTLPAYDQRSLELQVRELEASLRAVREKEKPKSKFAFKRATPSSGSSKAPSSAKPSPVPTPRVATPATPQLPDTTYTVSARTGARITPEDYTPTGEYTLTLSSLARCVVDLRASSGLTSLHARDLDGCVVLAPVLGGSVMLSGLRRCVLVLGAQQFRLHSSTDTAVFLHVGSLPVIEGCERVTFAPLPGAQDAEKRYAQVQDFDWVRGGPSPHFKVVHDAGALDGVLEGEPSDAVAIVDKVLAAVTPAPTVGA
- the CPA1 gene encoding Carbamoyl-phosphate synthase arginine-specific small chain — protein: MSSILRPLAKTAAAATARRGLATPTTLPNQSLLQNVLPAKVPAALFLKSGQEYHGTGFGSSNSKFGETVFSTSITSYTDSLTDPSYRGQFLVFTSPMVGNYGVPSNAPLPETPGIPFLESDGMQVAGVIVSDLAVKYSHYQAVESLHEWCARYDIPGVTGVDTRAITTLLRDQGTTLGRIAIGADEVAKGAPAQDAYWDPSKENLISQVSTKQPYELNPNGKGPKIAVLDFGTKANITRSLVKRGARVTVLPWDFDFNTVRDQYDGLFLSNGPGDPMSIYDTAMRVRQTIAEWNKPIFGICMGHQILGIAAGMEAYRMTFGNRGHNQPVLALANSASIKAGRVYVTSQNHQYALKLTEDFPEGWAPFFINCNDSSVEGIISTPESGKQIWGVQFHPESAGGPLDTIGMLSDFVDACAAGATGGSAHIGADQVKVNPHHVSQPSA
- the YLR345W gene encoding Putative 6-phosphofructo-2-kinase/fructose-2,6-bisphosphatase, with the translated sequence MAAPLYVTQSGRLFHAGLILIATVGLPARGKTHISRALERYLRWMGVKTRVYSLGDYRRRVLGGAKNVPADYFQTSGPKSAETIALRNRIEREMEEQIWDFYDEQGGQVVIYDANNGSKESRKRCLEEFGSKGVHVIFLESLCDRDDIVTANIRSVKLSSPDYAGWDADRAVADYWNRIRDQAKTYATVTADEGPYIKVMNVGERIELNKIEGYLQTRCCFFLMNIHTRPRTIFFARSGQSLIEHSYKADSDLSPAGWEYAERLKAAVISRRKALREERKARGENVGEESPLLVWTSSRRRAHHTAWPFVHAGYKVVQKPIMGEINPGVWDGLSSQEAMELYPDEWDRFLADPYAHRAPRAESYHDLSVRLEPIIFELERCQEDLLIIGHASVIRCLLAYLVGLPPSEVPAVEIARGDLVEVTPASYGVVSRAFHFWSGEGRGDSAGRNLYENFAEAASGIGGVLPTFAGEAENIEREAEEEEAKDKQLKADLVRAKLKSRLESGTNDGWRSAPHGKNGGASPAEPVSAAESAITDGNIDDEELPSVRERAMSILKI
- the SPBC25H2.16c gene encoding putative ADP-ribosylation factor-binding protein; this encodes MLPATSARPWASRSPVQALVDQACDPTLLAPNDMVNIELAEYINRKKANTPREATHALVQYINSRNPNQALLALNVLDHLVKNCGYPIHLQISTKDFLNELVRRFPERPPMVTGRVMGRILELIHEWKNTLCVTSKYKDDLVHIRDMHRLLSYKGYRFKAFDAATAMATSNPNADLKSPEELEQEDRAAKSAKLQELIRRGTPRDLAAAQELMKQLAGAEPEAAVDYEKQTLNELDKVQSKAILLNDMLNNAKEGERIGLEGDVYDQVAQACRGARPKIQKWVEEDTGEHEGLMDRLLLCNDLINNALNRFEAAKKGDWAAANTIAQQAEAGPKQNDLISFDAFADDDEAPASGGGLALPSGPGAAPSASNPGFTAGGLPLDLFAPSPSSSPAPGPSQQSQRPQQNPMDFFNTTSQPPAYGGGFQQQQQFQPQQQFGQPQYQQQQQYPAQPQYPAHGQFQAQQQPKPATPQQTQFGLGGSLTPTATGYAVPAGNGHSATSSPAPAQPQQQQQQQKKPDAFADLVDLMG
- the nuo40 gene encoding NADH-ubiquinone oxidoreductase subunit, mitochondrial, yielding MASVRFAPVLRSKAASRVPRIATRSAHDLTIVNQPKTNRAQPIIKQGPPTGGRSATSGHTVTVFGATGFLGRYIVAKLAKEGSQVIVPYRDEDDKRHLKVTGDLGQVVPLEWDARNPDQIHEAVRHSDTVYNLVGRDWQTRNFSYDDVNVKAAGLIAEVSAASGVDQLIHVSHLNANPNSPSEFYRSKYAGERAVRDAFPTATIVRPGYMYGPEDWLLNAAAQWPILFKLNGGNTKILPVHALDVAQALKVILDAPVTSVASTFNLPGPAVHTYNTILALIQALTLKGEVSDPTVPKALAKAFAGITNKALWWPTVSPDEIERRYIDDAGVEKFFAPDTSKIPSGWVPEEGYTGVPAVDGEPIKSWADLQIEPDFIEEHAIKYVRRYRAAATFDSPVELGHFKAPKPYHVVP